A part of Neoarius graeffei isolate fNeoGra1 chromosome 22, fNeoGra1.pri, whole genome shotgun sequence genomic DNA contains:
- the LOC132870271 gene encoding complement C1q tumor necrosis factor-related protein 6-like, with protein sequence CPLALSVLQLPCHHCCDDDFLPDEAPRTLLSDTPAMPEIRMYIKMTILKGLRTQNYTLKHHSDKRIELVYTASSLPKMEGIENTVFFFSPHVHLPSLTPPSIHRPTLDHTPAATEIYVHIMQNEEACTLVYTQPVERSIMQSQSILLTLQLNDEVWVRLYKRECENAIYSNDVDIYIMFNGYLIISNTD encoded by the exons TGTCCCCTGGCCCTCTCCGTGCTTCAGTTGCCATGTCACCACTGTTGTGATGATGACTTTCTGCCAGACGAGGCCCCCAGAACACTACTATCAGACACACCAGCCATGCCTGAAATCCGCATGTACATCAAAATGACCATTCTGAAAG GCCTCAGAACTCAGAACTACACATTGAAGCACCATTCAGACAAACGCATTGAACTGGTGTACACAGCATCGAGTTTGCCGAAAATGGAGGGTATAGAAAATACAGTCTTCTTCTTCAGTCCACATGTT cacttaccttccctgactccaccctccattcacagaccgacgcttgaccacacccccgctgccacagagatcTATGTGCACATCATGCAGAATGAGGAAGCATGCACTCTGGTGTACACTCAACCTGTAGAGCGCTCCATCATGCAGAGCCAGAGCATCCTGCTGACCCTCCAGCTCAACGACGAGGTGTGGGTGCGACTGTACAAGCGTGAGTGCGAGAATGCCATCTACAGCAACGATGTGGACATCTACATCATGTTCAATGG